Proteins encoded by one window of Desulfovibrio ferrophilus:
- a CDS encoding ABC transporter substrate-binding protein: MAKKFMALVASVMVSLMLISGAIASDKVVVNGIDFGFPPFGFVDKDGKPAGFDVEAMNWIAKEMGFTVKHQPTDWDGIIPALNAGKIDCIASGMSATAERAKIVNFAIPYYSVTQVMVVRGDEKMDLAAFMKSGRKIGVQRGTNTFKLLTELKAAGANIEIVQYDSTDLAMQDLPIGRIDASGMDSSIAYEVMKGQSYKLGGTFDAAPENYAYAVRKADTELLETLNMGLKKLMADPYWEELKNKWEIH, translated from the coding sequence ATGGCTAAAAAATTCATGGCCCTGGTGGCCAGCGTGATGGTCAGCTTGATGCTGATCTCCGGCGCAATTGCCTCTGACAAGGTTGTTGTGAACGGTATTGACTTCGGTTTCCCCCCGTTTGGCTTCGTGGATAAGGACGGCAAGCCCGCAGGGTTCGATGTCGAAGCCATGAACTGGATCGCCAAGGAAATGGGCTTTACTGTCAAGCATCAGCCCACCGACTGGGACGGTATCATCCCCGCCCTGAACGCCGGTAAGATCGATTGCATCGCTTCGGGCATGAGTGCCACCGCCGAGCGCGCCAAGATCGTGAATTTCGCCATCCCTTACTACTCCGTGACCCAGGTAATGGTCGTGCGCGGTGACGAGAAGATGGACCTTGCTGCATTCATGAAGTCCGGTCGCAAGATCGGCGTGCAGCGCGGCACCAACACCTTCAAGCTGCTGACCGAACTCAAGGCCGCTGGTGCCAATATCGAGATCGTGCAGTACGACTCCACCGATCTGGCCATGCAGGACCTGCCCATCGGCCGTATCGATGCTTCCGGCATGGACAGCTCCATTGCCTACGAAGTCATGAAGGGCCAGAGCTACAAGCTGGGCGGCACCTTTGACGCTGCTCCTGAGAACTACGCCTACGCCGTGCGCAAGGCTGACACCGAGCTGCTGGAGACCCTGAACATGGGCCTCAAGAAGCTGATGGCCGATCCTTACTGGGAAGAGCTCAAGAACAAGTGGGAAATCCACTAG
- a CDS encoding amino acid ABC transporter permease, producing MHFEKALNATIEALPYMLGGVGWTAIILIGALLVGFVLGVPLACCQVYGRPALSRAVGLYVWLFRGVPILVQLFLFYFGLLPLVGIDSALAAGVIVLGFTSASYQSQIVRGSIQSLSAGQLKAARALGMSDFTAIKSIILPQALRLSIPGWSNEFSILLKDSALLMVISVPEIMARTRSVAGRTHEPVAMALFAAILYFILTYVGIQILRWIERKVRIKGYSQEGSM from the coding sequence ATGCATTTCGAAAAAGCTCTGAACGCCACCATTGAGGCCCTGCCCTACATGCTTGGGGGCGTGGGCTGGACCGCCATCATTCTGATTGGCGCTTTGTTGGTGGGGTTTGTGCTGGGCGTGCCCCTAGCCTGTTGTCAGGTCTATGGCCGGCCAGCGCTGAGCCGCGCGGTGGGGCTGTACGTCTGGTTGTTCCGCGGGGTTCCCATTCTGGTCCAGCTGTTCCTGTTCTACTTCGGGCTGCTGCCCCTGGTGGGTATCGACAGTGCTCTGGCGGCCGGGGTGATCGTGCTGGGGTTCACCAGCGCCTCATATCAGTCGCAGATCGTGCGTGGTTCCATTCAATCCCTGTCTGCCGGGCAGTTGAAGGCCGCTCGTGCTTTGGGCATGAGTGATTTTACGGCCATCAAGAGCATCATTCTGCCTCAGGCTCTACGACTCTCCATCCCTGGCTGGTCCAACGAATTTTCCATCCTGCTCAAGGATTCGGCCCTGCTGATGGTTATCAGCGTGCCCGAAATCATGGCTCGGACCCGGTCCGTGGCGGGCCGCACCCATGAGCCGGTGGCCATGGCCCTGTTCGCAGCCATTTTGTATTTTATTCTGACCTACGTGGGTATCCAGATCCTGCGCTGGATCGAGCGCAAGGTGCGCATCAAGGGCTATTCCCAAGAAGGGAGCATGTAA